Genomic segment of Eremothecium sinecaudum strain ATCC 58844 chromosome VIII, complete sequence:
CAAAACAGATTTGATAACTCCGGTTTGAGAGGCCGTTTGGATTTCCTAAAGGAACCAAACTTAAGTCTCTTGAAAGAGGTTCTTCGTTACATGCTAGACAAGTACTCCCAACCTCAGTACGATGATGTTATTATTGGTATTCAAGTCTTGAACGAGCCATTCGGCCCAGACGTTGACATGCAAGACATCAAGGATCTCTACTACTTTGCCTACGACTACCTAAGAAATGAGCTATGCCGTGACCAGGTTCTAGTTTTGCACGACGCATTCACCCCTCCACACTACTGGGACCGCGATTTCACAATTGAGAGCGGCCACTGGGGAGTTTTGATCGACCACCACCACTACCAGGTCTTCTCTCCAGGTGAGGTAGCTTCGGATATGGACCAAAAGGTTAGAACCGCATGCTCATGGGGTACCGAATTTATGAACGAAAGTCACTGGTCCGTTACAGGTGAATGGTCAGCAGCGTTGACTGACTGTGCTAAATGGTTGAACGGTGTCGGTAGAGGCGCCAGATATGACGGAACATTCCCAGAAAGCTGGTTCATTGGCTCATGCGAAAATAACGAGGACGTCCCTAGCTGGAGTGTTGAAAGGAAGAACAATGTCAGAAGATACATTGAAGTTCAATTGGAAGCATTCGAGATGAAGGGCGGTTGGATATTCTGGTGTTACAAGACCGAAAATGCTGTTGAGTGGGACTTCCAACGTCTAGCTTACTACGGTTTGTTCCCACAACCACTTGACCATAGATTATACCCAAGCCAATGTGCATAAGCCCCGGCATGCTAAAATTTGTCAACATTTTTTTAAAACGCTGTTACCTAGGAATGTTGTGCTACCAGGATGGATGAGCTGAAGACTTGTTATTGCACTGGATGGTATTTGAAGTTTAATTTTGAATTTCTTGGTGGCACAGCGAAATTTTATGTCTAGTCGCTCAAGGTGAGGTCACCCACACTGTAAGACGATGACCTTAGTATGGTTGAAAGGATTGTAGTGAAATCGCAGGCTGCTTTCTATAATTTGAAGGATTTTCAGGTATTTTTATTGAGTTTATAATCCCTATCGGAAGCTAAATAGTATTCAATTCTATTCGTTTTAATACGATGTTTAAATTGCTAAATTTTTGGCGCATGACTTATTACCTTAATATTCCGTAGTAATCGCAACAACTTTCAAGCTTTTGAAAAGTCCTCTACAGCATAGAAACAAAGGAACGTACTCAAAGATTGATTGATACCTTTGGCTGATTTAAGATTACAAGCCGTAAGCTAAGTACTATGCCTGCTGAGGAGTATATCGTGGATTTGACGTCAGGTGATGAAGAAGTCGATTCACAACAGCAGAAACATATCCCCGAGAATTCAACTGGAGCACGTCTACAGGGGCTCGGGAGTTTCCAGAGAGCATATAATAATGATATAAATGGAATGAGTGGTAGCGATGTTTCCCAAATTGAGAATGGGATATCGTTAGAGAGGATCGGTGAGCATACTGATAACTTGCATACATCAAGGAATTCGTTTAAAAAACGTAAATTGAGCGATAGTGCAGATGGCAAGAGAAGAACAGATTTCGGGGGCGATGTGGATGGGCTTAGTGACTTTGAAAGTGCTTCAGAGGAAATTTACTCCGTAGAAGGGGATTTGAAGGACGATCCATTATTAAAGAAGGTGTTAGAGGAGCCTGTTAAGGCTGAGACTTCGATATCATCTGTGCCAAGATTGGCGGAAAATGGACCTAATGATAATAGCCCTATAATTTTGCTCAGCAGTGgtgatgaagatgaaacCACCGGTGTTACAGGATCGCTACCTCAGAGTGTTCATGACTACAGAGATCTTGAAGAAAGTGATATGTTGCAGAGCGATGAATTCGAACCTGAGGTATATCGTAAAAGGGTGCTGGAGAACCTTGCAGACAGGGAGCAAATGTATTACAATAAAATGGCTAAATTGCGAATTGCCAG
This window contains:
- the EXG1 gene encoding glucan 1,3-beta-glucosidase (Syntenic homolog of Ashbya gossypii AAR146W; Syntenic homolog of Saccharomyces cerevisiae YLR300W (EXG1) and YOR190W (SPR1)), translated to MMFSPDLVWFIGTIVWYFSSFSLATPIPDREGLQIVTNQKRYFNYGEGVVRGVNLGGWLVLEPYITPSLFETFRTNPDNDDGIPVDEYNFCKALGPELARSRLTAHWDAFYTEKDFYNIAAAGLNMVRIPVGYWAFMTLEDDPYVTKLQEEYLDKAIEWSRNAGLHVWIDLHGAPGSQNRFDNSGLRGRLDFLKEPNLSLLKEVLRYMLDKYSQPQYDDVIIGIQVLNEPFGPDVDMQDIKDLYYFAYDYLRNELCRDQVLVLHDAFTPPHYWDRDFTIESGHWGVLIDHHHYQVFSPGEVASDMDQKVRTACSWGTEFMNESHWSVTGEWSAALTDCAKWLNGVGRGARYDGTFPESWFIGSCENNEDVPSWSVERKNNVRRYIEVQLEAFEMKGGWIFWCYKTENAVEWDFQRLAYYGLFPQPLDHRLYPSQCA